A genome region from Primulina eburnea isolate SZY01 chromosome 9, ASM2296580v1, whole genome shotgun sequence includes the following:
- the LOC140840978 gene encoding exosome complex component RRP4 homolog isoform X1 has product MILFIPALRAFSSAIFAFLLWFARWCDLPAHIFPHVRKRFLLGFYQGFEFKEFDSFNAQNTMRGIQFTLSKHQNLRLDRALEQLESLSSKQNSDASVTVADDISVNNEDAILKGHGTTEMDGRVVATICGVVERVNKLVYVRTLRARYKPEIGDIIVGRVIEVAPKRWRLEINFSQDAVLMLSSMNLPDGIQRRRTAVDELNMRSVFEENDVLCAEVRGFQHDGCLHLQARSQKYGKLKSGQLLSVPPYLVKKRKQHFYHLDQYGVDLILGCNGFIWVGEHVEVRDDTIDDLSNKSEEQNKSWNMINDEESEETCTPLETRQRICRTANAIRVLSTLGFMITVENTMEVINLSVALNDDIHEMLGAEFYVVVAEKEAERRSLLSKKR; this is encoded by the exons CGTTTTCtttta GGTTTTTACCAAGGTTTCGAATTTAAAGAATTCGACTCTTTCAACGCACAAAACACGATGAGAGGCATTCAATTTACACTGAGTAAACACCAGAATCTTAGACTCGACAGAGCTTTAGAGCAACTAGAGTCGCTATCCTCAAAACAAAATTCTGACGCCTCCGTCACAGTGGCCGACGATATTTCTGTCAATAATGAAGACGCCATTCTCAA GGGCCATGGGACAACAGAGATGGACGGACGTGTGGTGGCGACCATATGCGGAGTGGTTGAGCGCGTGAACAAGCTTGTTTATGTTAGGACTTTGAGAGCCAG GTACAAGCCTGAAATTGGTGATATCATAGTCGGCCGTGTTATTGAG GTTGCACCAAAGCGCTGGAGATTGGAGATCAACTTTAGCCAGGATGCAGTGTTGATGCTCTCGTCAATGAACCTGCCAGATGGCATCCAG AGACGAAGAACTGCAGTTGATGAACTCAATATGCGCAGTGTTTTTGAAGAGAATGATGTTCTCTGT GCTGAAGTTCGTGGCTTCCAGCATGACGGCTGCCTACACCTACAAGCCAGAAGCCAGAAGTATGGAAAG CTCAAGAGTGGTCAGTTACTTTCTGTTCCCCCTTATCTAGTGAAAAAACGTAAACAACATTTCTACCATCTAGACCAATATGGAGTTGATCTGATACTGGGTTGTAATGGATTCATTTGGGTTGGTGAACATGTCGAAGTGAGAGACGACACGATAGACGATCTATCAAACAAATCTGAAGAACAAAATAAATCTTGGAACATGATAAACGATGAAGAATCAGAAGAAACATGCACCCCACTTGAGACGAGGCAGCGCATATGCAGGACGGCAAATGCCATCCGAGTGTTGTCTACCTTAGGCTTCATGATCACAGTTGAAAATACAATGGAAGTCATTAATCTAAGCGTGGCTTTGAATGATGACATACATGAGATGCTTGGTGCGGAGTTCTATGTTGTAGTTGCTGAGAAAGAGGCTGAACGTCGAAGCTTGTTATCAAAAAAGAGATGA
- the LOC140840978 gene encoding exosome complex component RRP4 homolog isoform X2 produces the protein MILFIPALRAFSSAIFAFLLWFARWCDLPAHIFPHGFYQGFEFKEFDSFNAQNTMRGIQFTLSKHQNLRLDRALEQLESLSSKQNSDASVTVADDISVNNEDAILKGHGTTEMDGRVVATICGVVERVNKLVYVRTLRARYKPEIGDIIVGRVIEVAPKRWRLEINFSQDAVLMLSSMNLPDGIQRRRTAVDELNMRSVFEENDVLCAEVRGFQHDGCLHLQARSQKYGKLKSGQLLSVPPYLVKKRKQHFYHLDQYGVDLILGCNGFIWVGEHVEVRDDTIDDLSNKSEEQNKSWNMINDEESEETCTPLETRQRICRTANAIRVLSTLGFMITVENTMEVINLSVALNDDIHEMLGAEFYVVVAEKEAERRSLLSKKR, from the exons GGTTTTTACCAAGGTTTCGAATTTAAAGAATTCGACTCTTTCAACGCACAAAACACGATGAGAGGCATTCAATTTACACTGAGTAAACACCAGAATCTTAGACTCGACAGAGCTTTAGAGCAACTAGAGTCGCTATCCTCAAAACAAAATTCTGACGCCTCCGTCACAGTGGCCGACGATATTTCTGTCAATAATGAAGACGCCATTCTCAA GGGCCATGGGACAACAGAGATGGACGGACGTGTGGTGGCGACCATATGCGGAGTGGTTGAGCGCGTGAACAAGCTTGTTTATGTTAGGACTTTGAGAGCCAG GTACAAGCCTGAAATTGGTGATATCATAGTCGGCCGTGTTATTGAG GTTGCACCAAAGCGCTGGAGATTGGAGATCAACTTTAGCCAGGATGCAGTGTTGATGCTCTCGTCAATGAACCTGCCAGATGGCATCCAG AGACGAAGAACTGCAGTTGATGAACTCAATATGCGCAGTGTTTTTGAAGAGAATGATGTTCTCTGT GCTGAAGTTCGTGGCTTCCAGCATGACGGCTGCCTACACCTACAAGCCAGAAGCCAGAAGTATGGAAAG CTCAAGAGTGGTCAGTTACTTTCTGTTCCCCCTTATCTAGTGAAAAAACGTAAACAACATTTCTACCATCTAGACCAATATGGAGTTGATCTGATACTGGGTTGTAATGGATTCATTTGGGTTGGTGAACATGTCGAAGTGAGAGACGACACGATAGACGATCTATCAAACAAATCTGAAGAACAAAATAAATCTTGGAACATGATAAACGATGAAGAATCAGAAGAAACATGCACCCCACTTGAGACGAGGCAGCGCATATGCAGGACGGCAAATGCCATCCGAGTGTTGTCTACCTTAGGCTTCATGATCACAGTTGAAAATACAATGGAAGTCATTAATCTAAGCGTGGCTTTGAATGATGACATACATGAGATGCTTGGTGCGGAGTTCTATGTTGTAGTTGCTGAGAAAGAGGCTGAACGTCGAAGCTTGTTATCAAAAAAGAGATGA